A window from Planctomycetota bacterium encodes these proteins:
- the argF gene encoding ornithine carbamoyltransferase: protein MHSHLLQLSDYGTDFVFEVLDVAGRLRDGLDFHRHQLEGQSMAMVFERPSLRTRVSFEVAMTQLGGHAVNLQPAEIGLDTREPAGDVGAVLSGMVDVIMARVKRHQTIDNLAATATVPVINGLSDLAHPCQALTDLLTIRDCFSGNATGKRVCYLGDANNVLRSLVVGCGLKGLPIVACSPGGFGLTDEEVTRLRTQVPALDLTLEPDPAKAVEGADVLYTDVWASMGQEEEHAQRVAAFAGYSITQDLLAKAKPEAVVMHCLPAHRGEEIAADVMDSPRCVAFGQAHNRLHAQKGILAVLMGSWSSTST from the coding sequence GTGCATTCCCACCTCCTCCAACTCTCCGACTACGGAACCGACTTCGTCTTCGAGGTGCTCGATGTGGCGGGGCGGTTGCGGGATGGGCTCGACTTCCACAGACACCAGCTCGAAGGGCAGTCGATGGCCATGGTGTTCGAGAGGCCGAGCCTGCGGACGCGGGTGAGCTTCGAGGTGGCGATGACCCAGCTCGGCGGGCACGCGGTCAACCTGCAGCCGGCGGAGATCGGGCTCGACACGCGTGAGCCCGCCGGCGACGTCGGGGCCGTCCTGAGCGGCATGGTCGACGTGATCATGGCCCGAGTGAAGCGGCACCAGACGATCGACAACCTCGCTGCCACCGCGACCGTCCCGGTCATCAACGGCCTGTCCGACCTGGCGCATCCGTGTCAGGCACTCACCGATCTGCTCACGATTCGTGACTGCTTCTCCGGCAACGCGACCGGCAAGCGCGTGTGCTACCTCGGCGACGCGAACAACGTTCTTCGCTCGCTCGTCGTCGGCTGCGGCCTCAAGGGCCTGCCGATCGTCGCCTGCTCGCCGGGAGGCTTCGGCCTGACGGACGAGGAGGTCACGCGGCTTCGCACGCAGGTGCCGGCGCTCGATCTGACGCTGGAGCCCGATCCGGCCAAGGCCGTCGAAGGCGCGGACGTGCTCTACACCGACGTCTGGGCCAGCATGGGCCAGGAAGAGGAGCACGCACAGCGTGTCGCGGCGTTCGCGGGTTACAGCATCACGCAGGACCTGCTGGCCAAGGCCAAGCCCGAGGCCGTCGTGATGCACTGTCTGCCCGCCCACCGCGGCGAAGAGATCGCCGCCGACGTCATGGACTCGCCTCGCTGCGTCGCCTTTGGCCAAGCGCACAATCGCCTCCACGCCCAGAAGGGCATCCTCGCGGTCCTGATGGGCTCGTGGTCGTCGACGTCGACTTAG